From the Drosophila simulans strain w501 chromosome 2L, Prin_Dsim_3.1, whole genome shotgun sequence genome, the window CTGGCATCGTATATAGCTAGAATCAAGATAACGAATTCAAATTGGAATTGTAGTTGACAATTGTGAAAAGCCCCTTTCCTAGAGAGTTTCACATTTAATTAGGAGTTTTAGAAAGTGATTTATCCTCACCATGGCCGATGAAAAGAAAGCcaagaaaacgaaaaagtCCACCGAATCGACCACACCCAGTGCCACTGAGGAAGCAGCTCCAGCCGAAGCTGCTCCGCCAGCAGAGGCTGCAGAAGCTGCTCCTCAGCCCGAACCGACCGCCGTCGAACCACCACCAAATCCCCAGCCAGCTGAGGAGATCAGCTCCGGCAACAACCCTTCTAACCCATCAAATGCCTCTAATGACTTACAGCGTCTGGAGGAGAAGGCCAAGAAGGCTGAGGAACTGCACGCCGCTGAAGTGAAAGTGCGCAAGGAGCTGGAGGCCCTCAACGCCAAGCTGTTGGCTGAGAAGACCGCTCTGCTGGACTCCCTGTCCGGCGAGAAGGGTGCCCTGCAGGACTACCAGGAGCGCAACGCCAAGTTGACCGCCCAGAAGAACGACCTCGAGAACCAGCTGCGCGTAAGTATCCCATTAATCCCATACACTAAATCCCATTTATGCGATGGCATAAATCCAAGTGCCACGAAAGCGGAAAACGCGAAATTGATCAGAGGCAATCGAGCATGAAAGTTGCTCGGCTATTTCTGGGCACTGGCGCACTTGGCTAAATTTAGGAGTGACCGATCGCCTACTTACTCACCCACTTAACACGCCCACACAATTTTGTTCAATTCCAATAGGATATCCAAGAGCGCCTGACTCAGGAGGAGGATGCCCGCAACCAGCTGTtccagcagaagaagaaggcCGACCAGGAGATCTCTGGCCTGAAGAAGGACATCGAGGATCTGGAATTGAACGTCCAGAAGGCCGAGCAGGACAAGGCCACCAAGGATCACCAGATCCGCAACTTGAACGACGAGATCGCCCACCAGGATGAGCTCATCAACAAGTTGAACAAGGAGAAGAAGATGCAGGGCGAGACCAACCAGAAGACCGGTGAGGAGCTCCAGGCTGCCGAGGACAAGATCAACCACTTGAACAAGGTTAAGGCCAAGCTCGAGCAGACCCTCGATGAACTGGAGGATTCGCTGGAGCGCGAGAAGAAGGTGCGCGGCGATGTTGAGAAGTCCAAGCGCAAGGTTGAGGGCGACCTCAAGCTCACCCAGGAGGCTGTTGCCGATCTGGAGCGCAACAAGAAGGAGCTCGAGCAGACCATCCAGCGCAAGGACAAGGAGCTGTCCTCCATCACCGCCAAGCTCGAGGACGAGCAGGTCGTTGTTCTGAAGCACCAGCGCCAGATCAAGGAACTGCAGGCCCGCATCGAGGAGCTCGAGGAAGAGGTCGAGGCTGAGCGCCAGGCCCGCGCCAAGGCTGAGAAGCAGCGCGCCGATCTGGCCCGCGAACTCGAGGAATTGGGCGAGCGTCTGGAGGAGGCTGGCGGTGCCACCTCTGCCCAGATTGAGCTCAACAAGAAGCGTGAGGCTGAGTTGAGCAAACTGCGTCGCGATCTTGAGGAGGCCAACATCCAGCACGAGTCCACCCTGGCTAACCTGCGCAAGAAGCACAACGATGCCGTCGCCGAGATGGCCGAGCAGGTTGACCAGCTCAACAAGCTGAAGGCTAAGTAAGTATTGCGGATATTTTTAGACTTCTGGCTAGCTTTTTCAGGTGCCAACGCTATCGAGATAGAGAGATCTTGAAGGATCTACAGTCTAGTCTTCTTTCGAAGAGCTTTGGTTGCCGAACCCAACATAATAGATATTTTGCTCTTTTTACCTATTTGCTAATCCAGGGCTGAACACGATCGCCAGACTTGCCACAACGAGCTGAATCAGACTCGTACCGCCTGCGATCAGCTGGGTCGCGATAAGGTAATATGTCGTGATAACTGGCGCCCGAGCAGGGACGTCCAGCGATCCATACATATACAGAATCACACTGAACACAGCATGTTCCaaccaacaaataaaaatgctacCACACAACTACGTACAAACGAACTACGTCTGTGTGTccctctatctctctctctctctgtctaaTGAAATTGAAGGTTATTTGAAAAGGTTCAACGCAAGGAAAGCAATTCGCTCGCTTCTCGCCTCTGtatctgtctctgtctctgtctctgtctttATCCCCCACAAAACATGAACTAACCCGTGAAATACGAACCTCTGTGTCTCTATCTATCTGTCTAAACCAGGGCTGAGAAGGAGAAGAACGAGTACTACGGCCAGTTGAACGATCTGCGCGCCGGTGTCGACCACATTACCAACGAGAAGGTATTGAATTTGATCTCTACATATATTATTGCTCTCACCGCGATGCTGTAAATTTATATGCTGAAAGTTCTAGTTTAGCCACGTCTACATCTGTGTATAGTATCAACGTAGTTGCAACGCAACCACACCGAAACTCCAAAAGAAAATTCGATTATGTAAAAACTAAAACGACCCACCACCACTAAAGTAATATCCAAGCTTGATCTACTAAACCCCAAATGCCTTGTACAGCACTTGACACGAAACCAAAATGCCACACTTACAATCAATTATGAATGTTCCCAATCCCATCCTGAAACTAATGAACATCCATTGCTTAAATCACCAATAGGCTGCCCAGGAGAAGATCGccaagcagctgcagcacacCCTCAACGAGGTGCAGTCGAAACTGGATGAGACCAACAGGACTCTGAACGACTTCGATGCCAGCAAGAAGAAGCTGTCCATTGAGAACTCCGATCTGCTCCGCCAGCTGGAGGAGGCCGAGTCCCAGGTGTCTCAGCTGTCCAAGATCAAGATCTCTCTGACCACCCAGTTGGAGGACACCAAGCGTCTGGCCGACGAGGAGTCGCGCGAGCGTGCCACCCTTTTGGGCAAGTTCCGCAACTTGGAGCACGACCTGGACAATCTGCGCGAGCAGGTTGAGGAGGAGGCTGAGGGCAAGGCCGATCTGCAGCGCCAGCTGAGCAAGGCCAACGCTGAGGCCCAGGTGTGGCGCAGCAAGTACGAGTCCGATGGCGTTGCCCGCTctgaggagctggaggaggccAAGAGGAAGCTGCAGGCCCGTTTGGCCGAGGCCGAGGAGACCATCGAGTCCCTCAACCAGAAGTGCATTGGCCTGGAGAAGACCAAGCAGCGTCTGTCCACCGAGGTGGAGGATCTGCAGCTGGAGGTCGACCGTGCCAACGCCATTGCCAACGCTGCCGAGAAGAAGCAGAAGGCCTTCGACAAGATCATCGGCGAGTGGAAACTCAAGGTCGACGATCTGGCTGCTGAGCTGGATGCCTCCCAGAAGGAGTGCCGCAACTACTCCACCGAGCTGTTCCGTCTTAAGGGCGCCTACGAGGAGGGCCAGGAGCAGTTGGAGGCTGTGCGTCGTGAGAACAAGAACCTGGCTGATGAGGTCAAGGATCTGCTCGACCAGATCGGTGAGGGTGGCCGCAACATCCATGAGATCGAGAAGGCCCGCAAGCGCCTGGAAGCCGAGAAGGACGAGCTCCAGGCTGCCCTCGAGGAGGCTGAGGCCGCTCTTGAGCAGGAGGAGAACAAGGTGCTCCGCGCTCAGCTTGAGCTGTCCCAGGTGCGCCAGGAGATCGACCGCCGCATccaggagaaggaggaggagttcgAGAACACCCGCAAGAACCACCAGCGTGCCCTCGACTCCATGCAGGCTTCCCTCGAAGCCGAGGCCAAGGGCAAGGCTGAGGCCCTGCGCATGAAGAAGAAGCTGGAGGCTGACATCAACGAGCTTGAGATTGCTCTGGATCACGCCAACAAGGTAGGTTCAACAACTGCTGCGTAGTCGAACCGAAATGACTAACCTTAATGCTTATCCTTTATTTTAGGCTAACGCCGAGGCCCAGAAGAACATCAAGCGttaccagcagcagctgaaggaCATCCAGACTGCCctcgaggaggagcagcgcgCCCGCGACGATGCCCGCGAACAGCTGGGTATCTCCGAGCGTCGTGCCAACGCCCTCCAGAACGAACTGGAGGAGTCTCGCACTCTGCTGGAGCAGGCCGACCGTGGCCGTCGCCAGGCCGAGCAGGAGCTGGCCGATGCCCACGAGCAGCTGAACGAAGTGTCCGCCCAGAACGCCTCCATCTCCGCTGCCAAGAGGAAGCTGGAGTCCGAGCTGCAGACCCTGCACTCCGACCTGGACGAACTCCTGAACGAAGCCAAGAACTCCGAGGAGAAGGCCAAGAAGGCTATGGTCGATGCCGCCCGCCTGGCCGATGAGCTCCGCGCTGAGCAGGATCATGCCCAGACCCAGGAGAAATTGAGGAAGGCCCTCGAGCAGCAGATCAAGGAGCTGCAGGTCCGTCTGGACGAGGCTGAGGCCAACGCCCTCAAGGGAGGCAAGAAGGCCATTCAGAAGCTTGAGCAGCGCGTCCGCGAGCTCGAGAACGAGCTGGATGGTGAGCAGAGGAGGCACGCCGATGCCCAGAAGAACCTGCGCAAGTCCGAGCGTCGCGTCAAGGAGCTGAGCTTCCAGTCCGAGGAGGACCGCAAGAACCACGAGCGCATGCAGGATCTGGTCGACAAGCTGCAACAGAAGATCAAGACATACAAGAGGCAGATCGAGGAGGCCGAGGAAATCGCCGCCctcaacttggccaaattCCGCAAGGCTCAGCAGGAGCTTGAGGAGGCCGAGGAGCGTGCCGATCTGGCCGAGCAGGCCATCAGCAAATTCCGCGCCAAGGGACGTGCCGGTTCTGTCGGTCGTGGTGCCAGCCCAGCGGTAAGTTATTGAACTATGGCATCAAATGCCTTCATCATCACAACCCTTTAGCCCCTAAGACCCCACAATGACCTTACCCACTCAgagaaaaaagtaaatatgaaAGCCCATTTGAACTTCTCTCAATCGAACACTTCTGAGCCCTCATTTTGCTGCATCAGCGCCTCACTCGCACTCACGTTATTTCTGGATCAGTTATTGAATAATGTGTATATTCTTCCCTTTCATATTGCGCGCGTATGCTCTGCTTCCTCTTACGAAAACAGATCTAAGCCTGAGGCATCACCATCGaataaaaaatctatataGCGATCCAATTATGGTTCATTTACGATAATGAGAGAACAAAACCATGCAAAGAGAATTATAGCTTATaagaattattataaaataaatactaataacaataatatagATGCATCACACGACATTCGCTAGCAgacaaaaatgtataaattagAGGCCACCCCAATCAGAAATCAATGGATCAATTCATCGAATACCAACCAAGAATGCGTTCATTTTGACAGAAAACCagacaaaaagccaaaaaaaaatattgcaaataaataagcaagcAACCAACTGCAGCACCAGGCTAAATCAATCGAAATGCTTTCTTTACCACTATTtacaaaaaagagaaaaaacaaTACTATTCTTCCactatattattataaactGTATTTGTACATGTGTACTGCAGCCGACAGCGTCAAAGGGCCGCAAGAGCGCGCTGCTGGAGCAGTAGAAACTTTCTTGAAACATTTGTAAGTGGACGTGTTCGTGCACGTCTTGACCCGTTCTTGTTGTGTCGGAACTCATCCCTCCCACTcccgcacacgcacaccagtCAGTCAATCAACCGCAGCTCATCTCGTTGTCTCGCTCACTCGTTCGTTGTCGTTGCTCATAGTATCCGTATCGTTTCGCTGTCGTACTCGTCAAGCGTTCTCGCTCCACTCTCATTCGACACAAGCAAGACACTCTATCTCTCGCTCGAAGAGCATTTACGTACCTCAGTTACCGTTCTTTCACCGCGTCACTCGCTGGCACTACAAAACGTGTTCAGAGAGTGCTAGGCGTACTCGTTATCGTTCTATCCCGTGCAGTCGATCCAACATGGCGACTTGTCCCTTACCCGGCATGTTTTAATAAAGTATTTATACTTAAACTAATTCTAATCAACTGATTTATCTCTCTTCCGCAGCCCCGTGCGACGTCCGTTAGGCCACAATTCGACGGATTGGCCTTCCCACCAAGATTCGACCTTGCTCCTGAAAACGAATTCTAAatgccatttcattttttaatttattttaaatgatatttcatAATGATTAtgtttatgattttaatttaatttcttaatttaaaaacaaaataataaaactataacaaaataaatatcgaAAACGACGGGAGGCAAACCACCAACAACGCCAGATGCACTtaggcaaaaaatgaaatcatatAACAACAATCGATCACCATCGATTAgcatacataatacataagtGATCAGTAACAGGCTATTGTGTAAGCGCGACATTTGCCATGGGGACACTGCTCGCTGGAcctgtatttgtatttgtatttatatatttttatacaactTTCGAAATGCATTCAACCAACTAACTATGAAAGAACCATCGACTCTCTCAACCGAACAACATGAGAATAATCGCGAATTGTGAGCCCCGTCAAAATGAAGGCCCCGCGGAAGTGTCCGCCGGTAAATGTCGCCCGCAGTTCGAATATTTTGCTCTATATGTACTCCCAATTTTGTTTGTCATGCAGACCAGACAAGACTTACGGACGACACGAGCTACACACTGCgcttatgtttatgtttaactCTGACTCTATCAAGCAGTGATAGGGAGATAAGATCATCACTTGACACTAAATGAAAAGTATacaaaaaaggaacaaaataaatgtaaatcaaTTTATGAAATGTGTATTATTTTCCGATGAAGAAATCATTCAACTGGGacatatttttcatatttactGACCATACCTGTTAAGAAATTGTCACAGGTCTTTTGTAAACTAATAAGATGTtgtagatatatttatttacttttacttaAGCCCCATACAAAATAAGTCCTACTTTCCCGCCCCAGGAGCCCTGGGATTGGGCTCGATGCGCAATAGTTGCTTGTGCTGGCCAATCATGTGCTCGATGTGGTTGCACTCGCGGAGATGACCCTTGAACTCATCGAGAGTCTGGTAAAGCACCGGATAGAGAGCGGGCAGGAGACCATGATCCAGGGTTGGGAAGAGATGGTGGAGCACATGGTCGCCAAAGTGGGTGAGCACCAGGAACTGCGACCACTTGAGATCACCGCGGTCAATAATCGTGTCCACCTGGAAGAGACCCCAGTCACGATCCTCACGATTGGCATCGCCCTCGTGATAGATTTCCGGATCGTGATGCGCCGCATTCAGACCAATCAAGCAGAAGCTAAAGCTGGCGATCGACGTCATCGCGAGCCACTGGCGCACGCAGATCCAAATGCCTAGAGCTCCCCCGGTACCCAGGTATATGGCAATGGGTATAGTCAGTGGCAGTAGGTCGTGCCAGTAGAGGATGTTGGTGTGGCGCAGCGAATAGAAAATACTGCaatatcaatcaatcaaaagaTCACTGATTAGACTTTGTTTACGATCACCGCCTCGATCACACACTCACCGTGTGCCAATTTGTATGAAGAAGGCGAGGGCATAGGCCACCGGCTCCGTGACCCAGGACACATAACGCATCAACTTGCTCTTGATGTGCGGATTGGGCACCCAGCACAG encodes:
- the LOC6732556 gene encoding myosin heavy chain, muscle isoform X28 — translated: MPKPVANQEDEDPTPYLFVSLEQRRIDQSKPYDSKKSCWIPDEKEGYLLGEIKATKGDIVSVGLQGGEVRDIKSEKVEKVNPPKFEKIEDMADMTVLNTPCVLHNLRQRYYAKLIYTYSGLFCVAINPYKRYPVYTNRCAKMYRGKRRNEVPPHIFAISDGAYVDMLTNHVNQSMLITGESGAGKTENTKKVIAYFATVGASKKTDEAAKSKGSLEDQVVQTNPVLEAFGNAKTVRNDNSSRFGKFIRIHFGPTGKLAGADIETYLLEKARVISQQSLERSYHIFYQIMSGSVAGVKDICLLTDNIYDYHIVSQGKVTVASIDDAEEFSLTDQAFDILGFTKQEKEDVYRITAAVMHMGGMKFKQRGREEQAEQDGEEEGGRVSKLFGCDTAELYKNLLKPRIKVGNEFVTQGRNVQQVTNSIGALCKGVFDRLFKWLVKKCNETLDTQQKRQHFIGVLDIAGFEIFEYNGFEQLCINFTNEKLQQFFNHIMFVMEQEEYKKEGINWDFIDFGMDLLACIDLIEKPMGILSILEEESMFPKATDQTFSEKLTNTHLGKSAPFQKPKPPKPGQQAAHFAIAHYAGCVSYNITGWLEKNKDPLNDTVVDQFKKSQNKLLIEIFADHAGQSGGGEQAKGGRGKKGGGFATVSSAYKEQLNSLMTTLRSTQPHFVRCIIPNEMKQPGVVDAHLVMHQLTCNGVLEGIRICRKGFPNRMMYPDFKMRYQILNPRGIKDLDCPKKASKVLIESTELNEDLYRLGHTKVFFRAGVLGQMEEFRDERLGKIMSWMQAWARGYLSRKGFKKLQEQRVALKVVQRNLRKYLQLRTWPWYKLWQKVKPLLNVSRIEDEIARLEEKAKKAEELHAAEVKVRKELEALNAKLLAEKTALLDSLSGEKGALQDYQERNAKLTAQKNDLENQLRDIQERLTQEEDARNQLFQQKKKADQEISGLKKDIEDLELNVQKAEQDKATKDHQIRNLNDEIAHQDELINKLNKEKKMQGETNQKTGEELQAAEDKINHLNKVKAKLEQTLDELEDSLEREKKVRGDVEKSKRKVEGDLKLTQEAVADLERNKKELEQTIQRKDKELSSITAKLEDEQVVVLKHQRQIKELQARIEELEEEVEAERQARAKAEKQRADLARELEELGERLEEAGGATSAQIELNKKREAELSKLRRDLEEANIQHESTLANLRKKHNDAVAEMAEQVDQLNKLKAKAEHDRQTCHNELNQTRTACDQLGRDKAAQEKIAKQLQHTLNEVQSKLDETNRTLNDFDASKKKLSIENSDLLRQLEEAESQVSQLSKIKISLTTQLEDTKRLADEESRERATLLGKFRNLEHDLDNLREQVEEEAEGKADLQRQLSKANAEAQVWRSKYESDGVARSEELEEAKRKLQARLAEAEETIESLNQKCIGLEKTKQRLSTEVEDLQLEVDRANAIANAAEKKQKAFDKIIGEWKLKVDDLAAELDASQKECRNYSTELFRLKGAYEEGQEQLEAVRRENKNLADEVKDLLDQIGEGGRNIHEIEKARKRLEAEKDELQAALEEAEAALEQEENKVLRAQLELSQVRQEIDRRIQEKEEEFENTRKNHQRALDSMQASLEAEAKGKAEALRMKKKLEADINELEIALDHANKANAEAQKNIKRYQQQLKDIQTALEEEQRARDDAREQLGISERRANALQNELEESRTLLEQADRGRRQAEQELADAHEQLNEVSAQNASISAAKRKLESELQTLHSDLDELLNEAKNSEEKAKKAMVDAARLADELRAEQDHAQTQEKLRKALEQQIKELQVRLDEAEANALKGGKKAIQKLEQRVRELENELDGEQRRHADAQKNLRKSERRVKELSFQSEEDRKNHERMQDLVDKLQQKIKTYKRQIEEAEEIAALNLAKFRKAQQELEEAEERADLAEQAISKFRAKGRAGSVGRGASPAPRATSVRPQFDGLAFPPRFDLAPENEF
- the LOC6732556 gene encoding myosin heavy chain, muscle isoform X8, translated to MPKPVANQEDEDPTPYLFVSLEQRRIDQSKPYDSKKSCWIPDEKEGYLLGEIKATKGDIVSVGLQGGETRDLKKDLLQQVNPPKYEKAEDMSNLTYLNDASVLHNLRQRYYNKLIYTYSGLFCVAINPYKRYPVYTNRCAKMYRGKRRNEVPPHIFAISDGAYVDMLTNHVNQSMLITGESGAGKTENTKKVIAYFATVGASKKTDEAAKSKGSLEDQVVQTNPVLEAFGNAKTVRNDNSSRFGKFIRIHFGPTGKLAGADIETYLLEKARVISQQSLERSYHIFYQIMSGSVAGVKDMCFLSDNIYDYYNVSQGKVTVPNMDDGEEFQLADQAFDILGFTKQEKEDVYRITAAVMHMGGMKFKQRGREEQAEQDGEEEGGRVSKLFGCDTAELYKNLLKPRIKVGNEFVTQGRNVQQVTNSIGALCKGVFDRLFKWLVKKCNETLDTQQKRQHFIGVLDIAGFEIFEYNGFEQLCINFTNEKLQQFFNHHMFVLEQEEYKREGIDWAFIDFGMDLLACIDLIEKPMGILSILEEESMFPKATDQTFSEKLTNTHLGKSAPFQKPKPPKPGQQAAHFAIAHYAGCVSYNITGWLEKNKDPLNDTVVDQFKKSQNKLLIEIFADHAGQSGGGEQAKGGRGKKGGGFATVSSAYKEQLNSLMTTLRSTQPHFVRCIIPNEMKQPGVVDAHLVMHQLTCNGVLEGIRICRKGFPNRMMYPDFKMRYQILNPRGIKDLDCPKKASKVLIESTELNEDLYRLGHTKVFFRAGVLGQMEEFRDERLGKIMSWMQAWARGYLSRKGFKKLQEQRVALKVVQRNLRKYLQLRTWPWYKLWQKVKPLLNVSRIEDEIARLEEKAKKAEELHAAEVKVRKELEALNAKLLAEKTALLDSLSGEKGALQDYQERNAKLTAQKNDLENQLRDIQERLTQEEDARNQLFQQKKKADQEISGLKKDIEDLELNVQKAEQDKATKDHQIRNLNDEIAHQDELINKLNKEKKMQGETNQKTGEELQAAEDKINHLNKVKAKLEQTLDELEDSLEREKKVRGDVEKSKRKVEGDLKLTQEAVADLERNKKELEQTIQRKDKELSSITAKLEDEQVVVLKHQRQIKELQARIEELEEEVEAERQARAKAEKQRADLARELEELGERLEEAGGATSAQIELNKKREAELSKLRRDLEEANIQHESTLANLRKKHNDAVAEMAEQVDQLNKLKAKAEHDRQTCHNELNQTRTACDQLGRDKAAQEKIAKQLQHTLNEVQSKLDETNRTLNDFDASKKKLSIENSDLLRQLEEAESQVSQLSKIKISLTTQLEDTKRLADEESRERATLLGKFRNLEHDLDNLREQVEEEAEGKADLQRQLSKANAEAQVWRSKYESDGVARSEELEEAKRKLQARLAEAEETIESLNQKCIGLEKTKQRLSTEVEDLQLEVDRANAIANAAEKKQKAFDKIIGEWKLKVDDLAAELDASQKECRNYSTELFRLKGAYEEGQEQLEAVRRENKNLADEVKDLLDQIGEGGRNIHEIEKARKRLEAEKDELQAALEEAEAALEQEENKVLRAQLELSQVRQEIDRRIQEKEEEFENTRKNHQRALDSMQASLEAEAKGKAEALRMKKKLEADINELEIALDHANKANAEAQKNIKRYQQQLKDIQTALEEEQRARDDAREQLGISERRANALQNELEESRTLLEQADRGRRQAEQELADAHEQLNEVSAQNASISAAKRKLESELQTLHSDLDELLNEAKNSEEKAKKAMVDAARLADELRAEQDHAQTQEKLRKALEQQIKELQVRLDEAEANALKGGKKAIQKLEQRVRELENELDGEQRRHADAQKNLRKSERRVKELSFQSEEDRKNHERMQDLVDKLQQKIKTYKRQIEEAEEIAALNLAKFRKAQQELEEAEERADLAEQAISKFRAKGRAGSVGRGASPAPRATSVRPQFDGLAFPPRFDLAPENEF
- the LOC6732556 gene encoding myosin heavy chain, muscle isoform X2; the encoded protein is MPKPVANQEDEDPTPYLFVSLEQRRIDQSKPYDSKKSCWIPDEKEGYLLGEIKATKGDIVSVGLQGGETRDLKKDLLQQVNPPKYEKAEDMSNLTYLNDASVLHNLRQRYYNKLIYTYSGLFCVAINPYKRYPVYTNRCAKMYRGKRRNEVPPHIFAISDGAYVDMLTNHVNQSMLITGESGAGKTENTKKVIAYFATVGASKKTDEAAKSKGSLEDQVVQTNPVLEAFGNAKTVRNDNSSRFGKFIRIHFGPTGKLAGADIETYLLEKARVISQQSLERSYHIFYQIMSGSVAGVKDICLLTDNIYDYHIVSQGKVTVASIDDAEEFSLTDQAFDILGFTKQEKEDVYRITAAVMHMGGMKFKQRGREEQAEQDGEEEGGRVSKLFGCDTAELYKNLLKPRIKVGNEFVTQGRNVQQVTNSIGALCKGVFDRLFKWLVKKCNETLDTQQKRQHFIGVLDIAGFEIFEYNGFEQLCINFTNEKLQQFFNHHMFVLEQEEYKREGIDWAFIDFGMDLLACIDLIEKPMGILSILEEESMFPKATDQTFSEKLTNTHLGKSAPFQKPKPPKPGQQAAHFAIAHYAGCVSYNITGWLEKNKDPLNDTVVDQFKKSQNKLLIEIFADHAGQSGGGEQAKGGRGKKGGGFATVSSAYKEQLNSLMTTLRSTQPHFVRCIIPNEMKQPGVVDAHLVMHQLTCNGVLEGIRICRKGFPNRMMYPDFKMRYQILNPKGIKGIEDPKKCTKVLIESTELNDDQYRLGNTKVFFRAGVLGQMEEFRDERLGKIMSWMQAWARGYLSRKGFKKLQEQRVALKVVQRNLRKYLQLRTWPWYKLWQKVKPLLNVSRIEDEIARLEEKAKKAEELHAAEVKVRKELEALNAKLLAEKTALLDSLSGEKGALQDYQERNAKLTAQKNDLENQLRDIQERLTQEEDARNQLFQQKKKADQEISGLKKDIEDLELNVQKAEQDKATKDHQIRNLNDEIAHQDELINKLNKEKKMQGETNQKTGEELQAAEDKINHLNKVKAKLEQTLDELEDSLEREKKVRGDVEKSKRKVEGDLKLTQEAVADLERNKKELEQTIQRKDKELSSITAKLEDEQVVVLKHQRQIKELQARIEELEEEVEAERQARAKAEKQRADLARELEELGERLEEAGGATSAQIELNKKREAELSKLRRDLEEANIQHESTLANLRKKHNDAVAEMAEQVDQLNKLKAKAEKEKNEYYGQLNDLRAGVDHITNEKAAQEKIAKQLQHTLNEVQSKLDETNRTLNDFDASKKKLSIENSDLLRQLEEAESQVSQLSKIKISLTTQLEDTKRLADEESRERATLLGKFRNLEHDLDNLREQVEEEAEGKADLQRQLSKANAEAQVWRSKYESDGVARSEELEEAKRKLQARLAEAEETIESLNQKCIGLEKTKQRLSTEVEDLQLEVDRANAIANAAEKKQKAFDKIIGEWKLKVDDLAAELDASQKECRNYSTELFRLKGAYEEGQEQLEAVRRENKNLADEVKDLLDQIGEGGRNIHEIEKARKRLEAEKDELQAALEEAEAALEQEENKVLRAQLELSQVRQEIDRRIQEKEEEFENTRKNHQRALDSMQASLEAEAKGKAEALRMKKKLEADINELEIALDHANKANAEAQKNIKRYQQQLKDIQTALEEEQRARDDAREQLGISERRANALQNELEESRTLLEQADRGRRQAEQELADAHEQLNEVSAQNASISAAKRKLESELQTLHSDLDELLNEAKNSEEKAKKAMVDAARLADELRAEQDHAQTQEKLRKALEQQIKELQVRLDEAEANALKGGKKAIQKLEQRVRELENELDGEQRRHADAQKNLRKSERRVKELSFQSEEDRKNHERMQDLVDKLQQKIKTYKRQIEEAEEIAALNLAKFRKAQQELEEAEERADLAEQAISKFRAKGRAGSVGRGASPAPRATSVRPQFDGLAFPPRFDLAPENEF